The Pseudochaenichthys georgianus chromosome 8, fPseGeo1.2, whole genome shotgun sequence genome has a segment encoding these proteins:
- the LOC117450943 gene encoding protein Tob1-like: protein MQLEIQVALNFIISYLYNKLPRRRVNIFGEELERQLKQKYEGHWYPDKPYKGSGFRCIHVGEKVDPVVEKAAKESGLDIEDVRNNLPQDLSVWIDPFEVSYQIGEKGPVKVLYVDDTNESAATNGGIDLDKEIKNSFNPDAQVFMPISEPVSSASPGSTSPSPPFGHSAAVSPTFMPRSTQPLTFTTATFAATKFGSTKMKSSGRNNNNNGGSGAGGGSSAGNKVARTSPTNLGLNVNSLLKQKAISTSMHSLYGLGLGVQQQQQQQHQKPSALSPNAKEFVFPSLQGQGSQSALFPGDSSLSLNPLQYSNAFDMFAAYGGLNDKSLMDGLNFSLNNMQYSNQQFQPVMAN from the coding sequence ATGCAGCTTGAAATCCAAGTAGCTCTCAACTTCATCATCTCCTACCTTTACAACAAGCTGCCGAGGCGGCGGGTTAACATTTTCGGCGAGGAGCTGGAAAGGCAGCTGAAGCAGAAATATGAGGGACACTGGTACCCCGACAAGCCATACAAGGGCTCAGGATTCAGATGTATCCACGTGGGGGAGAAGGTGGACCCTGTGGTGGAGAAGGCAGCCAAAGAGAGCGGGCTGGACATCGAGGATGTCCGCAACAACCTGCCTCAGGACCTCAGTGTCTGGATTGACCCCTTCGAGGTGTCCTATCAGATTGGAGAGAAGGGGCCCGTCAAAGTACTGTATGTCGATGACACCAACGAGAGTGCAGCTACAAATGGGGGGATTGATCTGGACAAGGAGATCAAGAACAGTTTCAATCCTGACGCGCAGGTATTCATGCCCATCAGTGAGCCTGTGAGCAGCGCCTCTCCAGGCTCCACCTCGCCCTCTCCTCCTTTCGGCCACTCGGCGGCAGTCAGCCCCACCTTCATGCCCCGCTCCACGCAGCCTTTAACTTTCACAACAGCCACCTTCGCCGCCACCAAGTTTGGCTCCACTAAGATGAAGAGCAGCGgacgcaacaacaacaacaatggcggcagTGGTGCCGGCGGCGGCAGTAGTGCGGGGAACAAGGTGGCACGTACCTCTCCCACCAACCTGGGCCTGAATGTGAACAGTCTCCTGAAACAGAAAGCCATCTCCACCTCCATGCACTCTCTGTACGGGCTGGGCCTCGgggtgcagcagcagcagcagcagcagcaccagaAGCCCTCGGCCCTGTCCCCCAACGCCAAGGAGTTTGTGTTCCCCAGCCTTCAGGGCCAGGGCAGCCAGAGCGCTCTGTTCCCCGGGGACAGCTCGCTCAGCCTCAACCCGCTGCAGTACAGCAATGCCTTCGACATGTTTGCGGCCTACGGTGGCCTTAACGACAAGTCCCTTATGGATGGCTTGAATTTCAGCTTAAACAACATGCAGTATTCTAACCAGCAATTCCAGCCAGTTATGGCCAACTAG